Genomic DNA from Niallia circulans:
CAGGGTATTTCTTTGTCGTGTATGCGGTAGTCATGCTGATGGGAAGACCATTTGCTGGTCGTTGGTTTGACCGATTTGGAGCAAATGTCATCATTTACCCTTGCATTCTGCTGTTTGCTATCGGGATGTTGACATTAAGCAATGTTAACACAGCATTTTTCTTCTTATTTGCAGCAGCATTAATTGGCTTAGGCTATGGAACGCTTTTCCCAAGCTTCCAGACAATCGCCATTCAAAAGGCTGCACCTGAAAAACGCGGCTTGGCAACAGCAACCTTCCTGTCATTATTCGACAGCGGTATCGGAATTGGGTCCTTTTTGGTTGGATTTGTCGGAGATATGATCGGCTTCGGTCCGTTATATTTCTACAGCAGCTTCTATATTCTGCTTGCACTTGTCGTTTATTACTTCCTGCACGGCAAAGCAGCAAGAAAATCTAAGTTAATCAACGAAATGCCAAAAGCGAGCTAAAGTAGATAAGAAAAGCTTGAAAGGAATGACACCTTTCAAGCTTTTTTTTGTATAAAGTTGCAGAGATAACCTTTTGTTCCATTTCGCTCTAACAAAGGCGAGTACCTGATATTTAGTACGAAACAGATAGCTTGCAAGTCCCCCGGATAAAGTCCATTTGCTTACTAGCAAGATTAAATTCAGCTAGTTAAAATTTTATTATTTTGAATATTGACAAATATGTGAACGGTGATTATCCTTATGGTATAACAAATGTTAAGGCCTGTAACAAATGTGATATTACTAATCCGACGTTATCAATGTGACATATGTGACGGTCTTACTAACACTGTCAAATGAAAGCGCTATTATACAAGAGAGGAGCAAGTAGGTAGATTCCAAAGGGGAATAGGAGAGATGATATGCAGCTAGCTTTTATACTTTGTCTGATTCTTATTGTTCAGTATCTTTTATCATTGTATCAAATTAAGCAATATAAACTTAAAATCGATAAAATTGTTAGCGGTTACAAAGGCGAGGAAGGCTATTTTATGTTCTCAGGAATGACAAGGGGAAAGCTCAAACACGGAGCAATTGCTGTTTTAGTTGTCGATAGCAATTATATTATCCATGAGTGTCACTTGTTAAAGGGTATGTCTGTTTTCACTAAATTTAAGCCAATTGAGAAGTATAAAGGCAGACATGTCGGGGAAATTGTCAGCAACATTAACGATGAGATTCCCTTAAAAGGCAAAAGCAAGCTGCCTTCCAACAGCAAGGCATTATTACAAGCTAGTGAAAATGCCTTACTAACAATAGCAAAGAAAAAAGTGTCTTTGGGAATTTAAAAAGGGGGGCAAATAAATGGAATGGATTAAATGGTTAGGTGAGCATTTTATCGGCATGTTCCAGGCTGGCGGAGAAACATTCATGGGCTTAGTTACTGGGATTGTTCCGACACTTGTCGTGTTATTAACGTTTACGTATGCGATGATGAAATTCGTCGGAGAAGAAAGAGTCACAAGAATTATTCAATTTGCTGCAAAATATACTATCCTTCGTTATACATTGATGCCAATTCTGTCACTGCTGATGTTAACAAACCCCATGGCATACACTTTCGGTCGTTTTTTACCTGAAAAACAAAAACCTGCTTTTTATGATTCAGCAGTATCCTTTGTTCATCCGGTCACAGGCTTGTTTCCTTATGCGAACGCTGGTGAGTTGTTTGTCTATTTAGGAATTGCCAACGGAATACAAGAATTAGGATTACCCATTGCAGATCTTGCGGTCCGTTACTTTATTGTCGGTATTGTTGTTATTTTAATTCGTGGTATTGTAACAGAAATTATTACGAAGTATTTAGCAAAAAAAGATGGCACGGACTTAGTATAGGAAGGGGAGAATCAGATGAGTTATCGTGGTGTTTTCGTAGCAAAAGGCTCAGGAGGCTGGGGTGTTGGTCTTTATGTGGAACCAAACTCCAAAAAGAATAAAGTCGTATCCATAACAGGAGGAGGAATCCATCCAGTTGCCGCCAGAATAGCGGAATTAACTGGCGCTGAAGCGGTAGATGGATTTAAAGGCTCTTATCCTGAAGAGGAAATGGTATGTGTTGTTATTGATTGCGGCGGTACAGCTCGAATCGGTGTTTACCCGATGAAGCGCATATTAACAGTCGACGTACTTCCATCATCTCCATCAGGTCCCCTTTCAAAATATATTACCGATGATATCTTTGTATCAGGTGTAACACCAAAAGACATTTCACTATCAGAAAGCTTCACTCAACCTGCGAGTGCTCAAGAGGCTGCAGAAGAACCAAAATTTGATCCAACAAATAAGCAGAAATTTAAAGATGACTATGCCGAGCTGAAAAAAGAGGTAGCAAGCCAGCAAAAAGACAATATTTTGCTGCGATTCTCGAAAGGAATTGGCAATGTCACAGGAACATTTTATCAGGCTGGCCGTGACACGATGGATATCCTTTTGAAAAATATTCTGCCATTTATGGCCTTTGTAAGTATGCTAATGGGGATTATTAACTATACAGGCGTTGGAGATTGGATTGCTCAAGCACTGACTCCCCTTGCAGGTTCATTAGGCGGGCTGCTTGTTATTGCCGTTGTCTGTACATTGCCGTTCCTATCCCCAGTATTAGGGCCAGGTGCAGTTATTGCCCAGGTTATCGGGGTATTAATCGGCTCCCAAATTGCATTAGGAAATATTCCTCCCCAATTTGCGTTACCTGCCTTGTTTGCGATAAACGGGCAAGTAGGCTGTGATTTTATTCCGGTAGGCCTATCTCTTGGAGAGGCTAAGCCAGAAACGGTGCGTTACGGCGTTCCTGCGATTCTTTACAGCCGTTTAATCACAGGTGTTGTATCTGTTATCATCGCCTATTTTGCGAGTTTTGGGATGTATTCATAAGCACATAAACAAAAGGGCAGAAAGGAAGAGATTTCATTTTG
This window encodes:
- a CDS encoding transcriptional regulator GutM; protein product: MQLAFILCLILIVQYLLSLYQIKQYKLKIDKIVSGYKGEEGYFMFSGMTRGKLKHGAIAVLVVDSNYIIHECHLLKGMSVFTKFKPIEKYKGRHVGEIVSNINDEIPLKGKSKLPSNSKALLQASENALLTIAKKKVSLGI
- a CDS encoding PTS glucitol/sorbitol transporter subunit IIC: MEWIKWLGEHFIGMFQAGGETFMGLVTGIVPTLVVLLTFTYAMMKFVGEERVTRIIQFAAKYTILRYTLMPILSLLMLTNPMAYTFGRFLPEKQKPAFYDSAVSFVHPVTGLFPYANAGELFVYLGIANGIQELGLPIADLAVRYFIVGIVVILIRGIVTEIITKYLAKKDGTDLV
- a CDS encoding PTS glucitol/sorbitol transporter subunit IIB gives rise to the protein MSYRGVFVAKGSGGWGVGLYVEPNSKKNKVVSITGGGIHPVAARIAELTGAEAVDGFKGSYPEEEMVCVVIDCGGTARIGVYPMKRILTVDVLPSSPSGPLSKYITDDIFVSGVTPKDISLSESFTQPASAQEAAEEPKFDPTNKQKFKDDYAELKKEVASQQKDNILLRFSKGIGNVTGTFYQAGRDTMDILLKNILPFMAFVSMLMGIINYTGVGDWIAQALTPLAGSLGGLLVIAVVCTLPFLSPVLGPGAVIAQVIGVLIGSQIALGNIPPQFALPALFAINGQVGCDFIPVGLSLGEAKPETVRYGVPAILYSRLITGVVSVIIAYFASFGMYS